From Streptomyces fungicidicus, one genomic window encodes:
- a CDS encoding sigma-70 family RNA polymerase sigma factor, with protein MKEAVHIGRNPSREPDLQELMARVALGDEEAFASVYDRVVSPVLGVVRSVLRDGAQSEEVAQEVLVEVWRTAPGYRADRGTVINWILTLAHRRAVDRVRSVEAAAARDHKAAALDRMPEYDEVVEQVEARIEREQVRRCLSGLTEIQHQAVTLAYYRGLTYRQVAEALTLPLGTVKTRLRDGLIRLRDCLGVTA; from the coding sequence GTGAAAGAAGCAGTCCACATCGGCAGAAATCCCTCACGGGAGCCGGATCTGCAGGAGCTGATGGCCCGGGTCGCCCTGGGGGACGAGGAGGCGTTCGCCTCCGTCTACGACAGGGTCGTGAGCCCGGTACTCGGCGTCGTCCGCTCCGTGCTGCGGGACGGGGCCCAGTCCGAGGAGGTCGCCCAGGAGGTCCTGGTGGAGGTGTGGCGCACGGCCCCCGGATACCGCGCCGACCGGGGGACCGTCATCAACTGGATCCTCACCCTGGCCCACCGCCGCGCCGTCGACCGCGTGCGCTCCGTGGAGGCCGCCGCCGCCCGTGACCACAAGGCGGCCGCCCTGGACCGGATGCCCGAGTACGACGAGGTCGTCGAGCAGGTCGAGGCCCGTATCGAGCGCGAGCAGGTGCGCCGCTGTCTGAGCGGCCTGACCGAGATCCAGCACCAGGCCGTCACCCTCGCCTACTACCGCGGGCTGACCTACCGCCAGGTGGCGGAGGCGCTGACGCTGCCGCTGGGCACGGTGAAGACGCGGCTGCGCGACGGCCTCATCCGGCTCCGCGACTGCCTGGGGGTGACCGCGTGA
- a CDS encoding beta-ketoacyl-[acyl-carrier-protein] synthase family protein, translating to MAHSPETPEVPIRPYAVTAAEVVPGDLLALSHEDAVRYRWHVVTHTLPESPEVIRVTLRPPLGGVDHEEVLRREQRVTVAGRRMDVAAVPLVSSPALDGVEFRDGDRLRTLRAVDPRAEEVAYVRRWGAWHRDSAEGDAAGPASDDDVRRWAAAADREGDLVRHEPRPVRAAEATGARRVVVTGLGAVTPLGVGTAELWDGLLEGRHGIRELTGEEFAGMPVRIAGTVPVDPAGLLPRQTARRMNRAAQFAVLAAREAWADAGYADGGTRESGLDPERVGVSLGAILGDASVLVGGDRKLRERGPRGVSPLTTPMTVPSQAASQVSLDLHITGEARTVTSACASGTEAIGQAVDRIRYGRVDVALAGGAEAVVTPAIMASFAAMRALAEGDPADGSPSHPFAKDRDGFVNGEGAGVLVLESEEHARARGARVYCEAAGWGLSADAHHVAAPDPSGDGIALALRRAVRDAGGEVADVVHVNAHATATVDGDLAEARALRGVLGGREVPVTALKGHLGHLQGAAGGVEAVAAVLTLHHGVVPPTVGCGEVDEAIGLDVVRGEPRVLTGAGDLVLSNSFGFGGHNAVLALRRVA from the coding sequence ATGGCCCACTCCCCCGAAACGCCTGAAGTACCCATACGCCCGTACGCGGTTACCGCCGCCGAGGTCGTCCCCGGTGATCTGCTCGCCCTGTCCCACGAGGACGCGGTGCGGTACCGGTGGCATGTCGTGACGCACACGCTGCCCGAGAGCCCGGAGGTGATCCGGGTCACGCTGCGGCCGCCGCTCGGCGGGGTGGACCACGAGGAAGTGCTGCGCCGCGAACAGCGGGTGACCGTCGCCGGGCGACGGATGGACGTGGCGGCGGTCCCGCTGGTGAGCTCGCCCGCGCTCGACGGGGTCGAGTTCCGGGACGGGGACCGGCTGCGGACGCTGCGGGCCGTCGACCCGCGGGCCGAGGAGGTCGCCTACGTCCGCCGCTGGGGCGCCTGGCACCGGGACTCCGCCGAGGGGGACGCGGCCGGTCCCGCGTCCGACGACGACGTACGCCGGTGGGCCGCCGCCGCCGACCGGGAGGGCGACCTCGTACGGCACGAGCCGCGCCCGGTGCGGGCGGCCGAGGCGACGGGTGCGCGGCGCGTGGTCGTCACCGGGCTCGGCGCGGTCACCCCGCTGGGCGTCGGCACGGCCGAGCTGTGGGACGGCCTGCTCGAAGGACGCCACGGCATACGGGAGTTGACGGGCGAGGAGTTCGCCGGGATGCCGGTGCGGATCGCCGGGACCGTGCCGGTGGACCCGGCCGGACTGCTGCCCCGGCAGACGGCGCGGCGGATGAACCGGGCCGCGCAGTTCGCCGTGCTGGCCGCGCGGGAGGCGTGGGCCGACGCCGGGTACGCGGACGGCGGCACCCGCGAGAGCGGGCTCGACCCGGAGCGGGTCGGGGTGAGCCTCGGCGCCATCCTGGGGGACGCGTCGGTGCTGGTCGGCGGGGACCGGAAGCTGCGGGAGCGGGGACCGCGGGGGGTGTCACCGCTCACCACGCCGATGACGGTGCCCTCGCAGGCGGCCTCGCAGGTCTCGCTCGACCTGCACATCACCGGGGAGGCGCGCACCGTGACCAGCGCGTGCGCCTCCGGCACCGAGGCGATCGGGCAGGCCGTCGACCGCATCCGGTACGGCCGGGTCGACGTCGCCCTCGCGGGCGGGGCGGAGGCCGTGGTCACTCCGGCGATCATGGCGTCGTTCGCGGCGATGCGGGCGCTGGCCGAGGGGGACCCGGCCGACGGTTCGCCGTCGCACCCCTTCGCCAAGGACCGCGACGGGTTCGTCAACGGGGAGGGGGCGGGGGTGCTCGTCCTGGAGTCCGAGGAGCACGCCCGCGCCCGCGGGGCCCGCGTCTACTGCGAGGCGGCCGGGTGGGGGCTGTCCGCCGACGCCCACCATGTCGCGGCGCCGGATCCCTCCGGTGACGGCATCGCGCTCGCGCTGCGGCGGGCGGTGCGGGACGCCGGGGGCGAGGTGGCGGACGTGGTCCACGTCAACGCGCACGCCACCGCCACGGTCGACGGTGACCTCGCGGAGGCGCGGGCCCTGCGGGGCGTGCTCGGGGGGCGGGAGGTGCCGGTCACCGCGCTGAAGGGGCACCTGGGGCACCTTCAGGGGGCCGCGGGTGGGGTGGAGGCCGTCGCGGCGGTGCTCACGCTGCACCACGGGGTGGTGCCTCCCACGGTCGGCTGCGGGGAGGTCGACGAGGCGATCGGCCTTGACGTGGTGCGGGGGGAGCCGCGGGTGCTGACGGGGGCGGGGGACCTGGTACTGAGCAACTCGTTCGGGTTCGGGGGGCACAACGCGGTGCTGGCGCTGAGGCGGGTCGCGTAG
- a CDS encoding non-homologous end joining protein Ku: MLHVRSIWNGAISFGLVSIPIKLVNATENHSISFRQIHTEDGGRIRYRKFCELEDREVTGQEISKGYEDADGTIIPITDEDLAGLPIPTARTIEIVAFVPEDRIDPLQMDAAYYLAAGGAPAAKPYTLLREALKRSNKVAIAKFALRGKERLGMLRVVGDAIAMHGLLWPDEVRAPEGVAPDSSVTVRDKELDLADALMDTLGEVDLEDLHDEYREAVEEVIAAKASGEAPPETPAPERGGKVLDLMAALENSVRAARESRGEEPEEEAEVKRLPQRKTSRSSPKETGGKKSTSTTKKTASGARKSTAKTSQPEKKTTAKKTPAKKTPAKKSASRKRPA, encoded by the coding sequence GTGCTGCACGTGAGATCCATTTGGAACGGCGCGATCTCTTTCGGCCTGGTCAGCATCCCGATCAAGCTCGTGAACGCCACCGAGAACCACTCGATCTCCTTCCGCCAGATCCACACGGAGGACGGCGGCCGGATCCGGTACCGCAAGTTCTGCGAGCTGGAGGACCGCGAGGTCACCGGCCAGGAGATCAGCAAAGGGTACGAGGACGCGGACGGCACGATCATCCCGATCACCGACGAGGACCTGGCCGGCCTGCCGATCCCCACCGCCCGGACGATCGAGATCGTCGCCTTCGTCCCGGAGGACCGGATCGACCCGCTCCAGATGGATGCCGCGTACTACCTGGCGGCGGGCGGGGCGCCGGCGGCCAAGCCGTACACCCTGCTGCGGGAGGCGCTGAAGCGCAGCAACAAGGTGGCCATCGCCAAGTTCGCGCTGCGGGGCAAGGAACGGCTGGGCATGCTGCGGGTGGTCGGCGACGCGATCGCCATGCACGGCCTGCTCTGGCCGGACGAGGTCCGCGCCCCGGAGGGGGTCGCGCCGGACAGCAGTGTCACCGTCCGTGACAAGGAGCTGGACCTCGCGGACGCCCTGATGGACACCCTCGGCGAGGTCGACCTGGAGGACCTGCACGACGAGTACCGCGAGGCGGTCGAGGAGGTCATCGCCGCGAAGGCCTCCGGCGAGGCCCCGCCGGAGACCCCCGCGCCGGAGCGGGGCGGCAAGGTCCTGGACCTGATGGCGGCCCTGGAGAACAGCGTCCGCGCCGCCCGCGAGTCCCGTGGCGAGGAGCCGGAGGAGGAGGCCGAGGTCAAGCGCCTGCCGCAGCGCAAGACGTCCCGCTCGTCCCCCAAGGAGACCGGCGGCAAGAAGTCGACGTCGACGACGAAGAAGACGGCCTCCGGGGCCAGAAAGTCCACGGCGAAGACCTCCCAGCCCGAAAAGAAGACCACGGCGAAGAAGACACCCGCGAAGAAGACCCCGGCGAAGAAGTCGGCATCCCGCAAACGCCCAGCCTGA
- the ligD gene encoding non-homologous end-joining DNA ligase: MAPITEVEGRRLALSNLEKVLYPATGFTKAEALHYYATVADVLLPHLRERPVSFLRYPDGPDGQVFFTKNVPPGTPEWVTTAEVPRTEGPARMVLVQDLPSLMWAANLVTEFHTHQWLIGDPGHADRIVFDLDPGAPATIVQCCEVAVWLRERLAADGIEAYAKTSGSKGLHLLAAVRGSSSERVSEYAKELAVEAEKAMPRLVLHRMTRSLRPGKVFVDWSQNAARKTTATPYTLRAQAEPLVSAPVTWDEVEGCRAPDPMLIRAPDIAPRLRDYGDLLAPLLDAGHAGRLP, from the coding sequence ATGGCGCCTATCACCGAGGTGGAGGGGCGACGGCTCGCGCTCAGCAATCTGGAGAAGGTGCTGTATCCCGCCACGGGGTTCACCAAGGCGGAGGCACTGCACTACTACGCGACCGTCGCCGACGTGCTGCTGCCCCATCTGCGGGAGCGGCCGGTGTCGTTCCTGCGCTATCCGGACGGGCCCGACGGCCAGGTGTTCTTCACCAAGAACGTGCCGCCCGGTACGCCCGAGTGGGTCACCACCGCCGAGGTTCCGAGGACCGAGGGGCCGGCCCGGATGGTGCTGGTGCAGGATCTGCCGAGCCTGATGTGGGCGGCCAACCTGGTCACCGAGTTCCATACGCACCAGTGGCTCATCGGGGATCCCGGGCACGCCGACCGGATCGTGTTCGACCTGGACCCCGGGGCGCCGGCGACGATCGTGCAGTGCTGCGAGGTCGCGGTGTGGCTGCGGGAGCGGCTGGCGGCGGACGGGATCGAGGCGTACGCCAAGACGTCCGGGTCGAAGGGGCTGCACCTGCTCGCGGCGGTGCGCGGCTCCTCCTCCGAACGGGTGTCGGAGTACGCCAAGGAGCTGGCCGTGGAGGCGGAGAAGGCCATGCCCCGGCTGGTGCTGCACCGGATGACCCGCAGCCTCAGGCCCGGCAAGGTCTTCGTCGACTGGAGCCAGAACGCGGCCCGGAAGACCACCGCCACCCCGTACACGCTGCGCGCGCAGGCCGAGCCGCTGGTGTCGGCGCCGGTGACCTGGGACGAGGTCGAGGGGTGCCGGGCGCCGGACCCGATGCTGATCCGGGCGCCGGACATCGCGCCGCGGCTGCGGGACTACGGCGATCTGCTGGCGCCGCTGCTGGACGCGGGGCACGCCGGCCGGCTGCCGTGA
- a CDS encoding fasciclin domain-containing protein, which yields MNTRIRRAALVLTAAVTLPLTLSACSDDGGDSAASESSGKASASAPASDEGMGNSGSAAPADEPFGPACSSVPEDGAGSFDGMAKDPVATAASNNPALSTLVTAVKKAGLVDTLNNAENITVFAPTNDAFAKIPKDTLDKVLADKEQLTNILTYHVVGERLAPKDLENGSYETLQKSKLTTSGSGEEYTVNDTAKVVCGNVKTANANVHIIDTVLMPAS from the coding sequence ATGAACACCCGTATCCGCCGTGCTGCGCTCGTCCTGACCGCGGCCGTGACCCTTCCGCTCACCCTGAGCGCCTGCTCCGACGACGGCGGCGACTCCGCCGCCTCGGAGTCGTCCGGCAAGGCGTCCGCGTCGGCGCCGGCGTCCGACGAGGGCATGGGCAACTCCGGCAGTGCCGCCCCGGCCGACGAGCCGTTCGGACCGGCCTGTTCCTCCGTCCCGGAGGACGGCGCCGGTTCCTTCGACGGCATGGCCAAGGACCCGGTGGCCACCGCCGCGTCCAACAACCCGGCCCTGTCCACGCTGGTGACGGCGGTGAAGAAGGCCGGGCTGGTCGACACCCTCAACAACGCAGAGAACATCACGGTGTTCGCGCCCACCAACGACGCCTTCGCGAAGATCCCCAAGGACACCCTGGACAAGGTCCTCGCGGACAAGGAGCAGCTGACGAACATCCTCACCTACCACGTGGTCGGCGAGCGGCTCGCCCCGAAGGACCTGGAGAACGGCTCCTACGAAACCCTCCAGAAGTCGAAGCTGACGACGTCCGGCTCCGGCGAGGAGTACACCGTCAACGACACGGCGAAGGTGGTCTGCGGCAACGTCAAGACCGCCAACGCGAACGTCCACATCATCGACACGGTCCTGATGCCGGCCTCCTGA
- a CDS encoding protein-tyrosine phosphatase family protein codes for MRTRGKQPDVPAPDSPWSEIAPGLWMGGHEFRGLSGQLESAVVNRQFDLVQTLLRLPGHGPGHGVEHQVWPIPDGPLDGTQLAGVIRLAEAACEALDGGRTVLVRCFHGYNRSGLVVAHALMRRGRTAESAIRLIRSRRSSWALHNDLFVDYLRAGLPTARLLEELTD; via the coding sequence TTGCGTACCCGCGGGAAGCAACCTGACGTACCGGCTCCGGACAGTCCGTGGAGCGAGATCGCGCCCGGTCTGTGGATGGGCGGGCACGAGTTCCGGGGCCTCTCCGGGCAGCTGGAGTCCGCCGTGGTGAACCGGCAGTTCGATCTTGTGCAAACTCTGCTGCGGCTGCCCGGGCACGGACCGGGCCACGGAGTCGAGCACCAGGTGTGGCCGATCCCGGACGGGCCGCTCGACGGGACACAGCTCGCGGGCGTGATCCGGCTGGCCGAGGCGGCGTGCGAGGCGCTGGACGGCGGCCGTACGGTCCTCGTGCGCTGCTTCCACGGGTACAACCGCTCGGGTCTGGTGGTGGCGCACGCGCTGATGCGGCGGGGCCGCACGGCGGAGTCCGCGATCCGGCTGATCCGCTCCCGCCGCTCGTCCTGGGCGTTGCACAACGACCTGTTCGTCGACTACCTCCGGGCGGGGCTGCCCACGGCACGGCTGCTGGAGGAGCTGACGGATTAG
- a CDS encoding SH3 domain-containing protein — MSLRPPLARRLPIALAAGAFAVAAAVTPAVAADDPNQGGGQGHWSQQGGGNGNGNTQQSGNGNTQQQGGGKQQSGNGHHHHHNHNNGNTNQQGGNGNQQGSHTNQQGNTQQQNGAANQQNGNSNAQQQTGSTNQQAGNSHQQGTANQQAGNGNQPSSGNQQGNANQQSGGNQSGNGNGNQQSGGNQQGNANQQGNATQQGNANQQAGKGDFDNQAGGNHGNQGQFKGVVTAKSLALRSAPNRGSQIIRYAHKGDVVSIFCKVPGEKVKGNPLWYLLTDGTWAWGPAAHIDNIGPAPRWC; from the coding sequence ATGTCCCTGCGTCCCCCGCTCGCCCGCCGCCTGCCCATAGCTCTCGCCGCCGGGGCCTTCGCGGTCGCAGCCGCCGTCACTCCCGCCGTCGCCGCCGACGACCCGAACCAGGGCGGCGGCCAGGGGCACTGGAGCCAGCAGGGCGGCGGCAACGGAAACGGCAACACCCAGCAGAGCGGAAACGGCAACACCCAGCAGCAGGGTGGCGGCAAACAGCAGAGCGGCAACGGCCACCACCACCACCACAATCACAACAACGGCAACACCAACCAGCAGGGCGGCAACGGCAACCAGCAGGGCAGCCACACCAACCAGCAGGGCAACACCCAGCAGCAGAACGGCGCCGCCAACCAGCAGAACGGCAACAGCAACGCTCAGCAGCAGACCGGCAGCACCAACCAGCAGGCGGGGAACAGCCACCAGCAAGGCACCGCCAACCAGCAGGCCGGTAACGGCAACCAGCCGAGCAGCGGAAACCAGCAGGGGAACGCCAACCAGCAGAGCGGCGGCAACCAGAGCGGCAACGGCAACGGCAACCAGCAGAGCGGCGGGAACCAGCAAGGCAACGCCAACCAGCAGGGCAACGCCACTCAGCAAGGCAACGCCAACCAGCAAGCCGGCAAGGGTGACTTCGACAACCAGGCCGGTGGCAATCACGGCAACCAGGGCCAGTTCAAGGGTGTCGTCACCGCGAAGTCGCTGGCGCTGCGCAGCGCCCCGAACCGCGGTTCGCAGATCATCCGGTACGCCCACAAGGGCGACGTCGTCTCGATCTTCTGCAAGGTCCCGGGCGAGAAGGTGAAGGGCAACCCCCTCTGGTACCTCCTCACGGACGGCACCTGGGCGTGGGGCCCCGCCGCCCACATCGACAACATCGGCCCCGCGCCACGCTGGTGCTGA
- a CDS encoding SigE family RNA polymerase sigma factor, with amino-acid sequence MTEEEFDAFYAAAFPRLTGQLYVFTGDLGEAQDVVQEAFVRAWDRRGRLIADEAPEAWVRTVAMRLAVSRWRRAKRWLELVRHSPPPETTPGPGPDRTALVAALRQLPEHQRMAVVLHHLCDLSVEQVASETGAPVGTVKARLSRGRAALARHLAVDEADESAWREGGRVG; translated from the coding sequence ATGACCGAGGAAGAGTTCGACGCTTTCTACGCGGCCGCGTTCCCCCGCCTGACCGGACAGTTGTACGTCTTCACCGGTGACCTCGGCGAGGCCCAGGACGTCGTCCAGGAGGCGTTCGTACGGGCCTGGGACCGGCGCGGGAGGCTGATCGCCGACGAGGCGCCCGAGGCGTGGGTGCGCACCGTCGCCATGCGGCTCGCGGTGAGCCGCTGGCGCCGCGCGAAACGCTGGCTGGAACTCGTACGGCACTCCCCGCCCCCGGAGACGACCCCCGGCCCGGGCCCCGACCGCACCGCCCTGGTCGCCGCGCTGCGCCAACTGCCCGAGCACCAGCGCATGGCCGTCGTCCTCCATCACCTGTGCGACCTCAGCGTCGAACAGGTAGCCTCCGAGACCGGCGCACCCGTGGGCACGGTCAAGGCCAGGCTCTCCCGCGGACGGGCGGCACTGGCCAGACATCTGGCGGTGGACGAGGCCGACGAGTCGGCCTGGAGGGAGGGCGGCCGGGTCGGATGA
- a CDS encoding nuclease-related domain-containing protein produces the protein MDGLRVIPTYRHGREWLYVCLPDGTNLAWYDRGAARVNLLGEAAHGPHEEDVLTALGPFLTGPVSVGPPPVPTPAELARLALHPDDDLAPNRPGEALLVALDRDPAPPRRLRPDPRRRALTAERTVGEALDRMEGAGRHVLHSIPLPGGDRVHHLLIGPGGLYAVHALYAHRQRVTVDGPSVALGRHAPRPLLRRVRADADRASYALTAEVRPVLVLVGASEVTVHVPPRGVRVLTDADVPGLARPGGVLKPADVEALHAAARDRHTWSRL, from the coding sequence ATGGACGGACTGCGCGTCATACCGACCTACCGGCACGGCCGGGAATGGCTGTACGTCTGCCTCCCGGACGGCACGAACCTCGCCTGGTACGACCGCGGGGCGGCCAGGGTGAACCTGCTCGGCGAGGCGGCCCACGGCCCTCACGAGGAGGACGTCCTCACCGCGCTGGGACCGTTCCTGACCGGCCCGGTCTCGGTCGGACCGCCCCCGGTCCCCACCCCCGCCGAGCTGGCACGTCTCGCCCTCCACCCCGACGACGACCTCGCGCCCAACCGCCCCGGCGAGGCGCTCCTCGTCGCCCTCGACCGCGACCCCGCCCCTCCCCGTCGGCTCCGCCCCGACCCGCGCCGCCGGGCGCTCACGGCGGAGCGGACGGTGGGGGAGGCCCTGGACCGCATGGAGGGCGCCGGCCGGCACGTCCTGCACTCGATCCCGCTCCCCGGCGGCGACCGCGTCCACCATCTGCTGATCGGACCCGGTGGCCTCTACGCGGTACACGCCCTGTACGCCCACAGGCAGCGGGTGACGGTCGACGGCCCCTCGGTCGCCCTGGGCCGCCACGCACCGCGCCCCCTGCTGCGCCGCGTCCGTGCCGACGCCGACCGCGCCTCCTACGCCCTGACGGCCGAGGTCCGTCCCGTGCTCGTCCTGGTCGGCGCCTCGGAGGTGACCGTCCACGTCCCGCCCCGCGGGGTGCGCGTGCTCACCGACGCGGACGTGCCGGGCCTGGCCCGCCCGGGCGGGGTGCTGAAACCGGCCGACGTGGAGGCCCTGCACGCGGCCGCCCGGGACCGGCACACCTGGTCGCGCCTGTGA
- a CDS encoding anti-sigma factor, which produces MTTADPHLLTGAHALHALPDDERATFERHLADCEPCARETAELHATAARLGLAVATAPRPAMREEVLRRITAVRQQPPGPPAAPRRARAALRAHRLSRWTLAACLAAAAALGGTAVWQYERAEDAQRQARRAEQGTAEIAAVLAAPDATTRAAALGDGATGTVVVSRERDEAVFVASGMARPPAGKVYQLWYDDGGTMRSAGLMDPGRADQAVLMEGAVDGASAMGITVEPEGGSRRPTSDPVALMGLPT; this is translated from the coding sequence GTGACCACCGCCGACCCGCACCTGCTGACCGGGGCCCACGCCTTGCACGCCCTCCCGGACGACGAACGCGCGACCTTCGAACGTCACCTCGCCGACTGCGAGCCGTGCGCCCGGGAGACCGCCGAACTCCACGCCACCGCCGCCCGCCTGGGCCTCGCCGTCGCCACGGCGCCCCGTCCGGCGATGCGCGAGGAGGTGCTGCGCCGGATCACCGCCGTCCGCCAGCAGCCGCCCGGCCCGCCTGCCGCGCCCCGCCGGGCCCGCGCCGCCCTGCGGGCGCACCGGCTGTCCCGCTGGACGCTGGCCGCCTGCCTGGCGGCGGCCGCCGCGCTCGGCGGCACGGCGGTGTGGCAGTACGAACGTGCCGAGGACGCCCAGCGGCAGGCCCGCCGCGCCGAACAGGGCACGGCGGAGATCGCCGCCGTACTGGCCGCCCCGGACGCCACGACCCGGGCCGCCGCCCTGGGCGACGGAGCCACCGGCACCGTCGTCGTCTCCCGCGAGCGGGACGAGGCCGTGTTCGTCGCCTCCGGGATGGCGCGACCGCCCGCCGGGAAGGTCTACCAGCTCTGGTACGACGACGGCGGCACCATGCGGTCCGCCGGTCTGATGGACCCCGGCCGCGCCGACCAGGCCGTCCTGATGGAGGGAGCCGTCGACGGCGCGTCGGCCATGGGCATCACCGTCGAACCCGAGGGCGGCTCCCGGCGGCCCACCTCCGACCCGGTCGCCCTGATGGGGCTCCCCACCTGA
- a CDS encoding sulfite oxidase — MTDDEKKTRKAHGAIRPALGALSGALAGFAALAVAEPVAAWVRPQAAPVLAVGGAAIDRTPAAVKDWAIREFGTDDKLVLRAGILAVLALSALALGILALRFRRSAASGVLLFGAIGGAAAVARPDSAGITDALPSAVGAVAGAAVLFLLAGRLRAPAAEGGSVPGDWDRRGFLLAATAAAAASAGTGALGRALQGVGSRNAAASRDRVVLPAPASPAPAVPTGARLRIPGISPFTTPNGDFYRVDTALAVPEVDATTWRLRIHGEGVTRPVTLSYDDLLRRELIERDITLTCVSNEVGGPYVGNARWTGVRLAGLLAECGVRPPSRGGPADQLVARSVDGMTIGSPVEDLMDGRDALLALGMNGRPLPFDHGFPARMVVPGLYGYVSACKWIEDLELTTFDAYDAYWVRRDWAREAPVKTQSRIDTPKPFARPKAGPVMVAGVAWAQHRGIDGVEVRVDDGPWQEARLAAEGSRDTWRQWSFAWQASKGSHTLTVRATDGTGEVQPERRTRTVPDGASGWHSVVVTVE; from the coding sequence GTGACCGACGACGAGAAGAAAACGCGAAAGGCCCACGGCGCGATCCGCCCGGCGCTGGGTGCGCTGAGCGGCGCGCTGGCGGGATTCGCAGCCCTCGCCGTCGCCGAACCGGTGGCCGCGTGGGTACGCCCGCAGGCCGCACCCGTCCTGGCGGTCGGGGGCGCGGCGATCGACCGCACCCCCGCCGCCGTCAAGGACTGGGCGATCCGGGAATTCGGCACCGACGACAAATTGGTGCTGCGCGCCGGAATTCTCGCCGTACTGGCACTGTCCGCCCTCGCGCTGGGAATTCTGGCGCTGCGATTCCGGCGCTCCGCCGCGTCGGGGGTTCTGCTTTTCGGCGCGATCGGCGGAGCCGCCGCCGTGGCCCGCCCGGACTCGGCCGGAATCACCGACGCGCTGCCCTCGGCCGTGGGCGCGGTGGCCGGAGCGGCCGTGCTGTTCCTCCTCGCGGGCCGTCTCCGCGCCCCTGCCGCCGAGGGCGGATCCGTCCCCGGCGACTGGGACCGCCGGGGGTTCCTCCTCGCGGCCACCGCCGCTGCCGCCGCCTCCGCCGGAACCGGCGCCCTCGGCCGCGCCCTCCAGGGCGTCGGCAGCCGCAACGCGGCGGCCTCCCGTGACCGCGTCGTGCTCCCGGCCCCCGCCTCGCCCGCCCCCGCGGTCCCCACGGGCGCCCGCCTGCGGATTCCCGGCATCAGCCCCTTCACCACCCCGAACGGCGACTTCTACCGGGTCGACACCGCGCTCGCCGTACCCGAGGTGGACGCCACCACCTGGCGTCTGCGCATCCACGGCGAGGGAGTCACCCGCCCGGTCACCCTCTCCTACGACGATCTGCTGCGCCGCGAGCTGATCGAACGCGACATCACCCTCACCTGTGTCTCCAACGAGGTCGGCGGCCCCTATGTGGGCAACGCCCGCTGGACCGGCGTACGACTCGCCGGCCTGCTCGCCGAGTGCGGGGTGCGGCCGCCCTCCCGGGGCGGACCGGCCGACCAGCTGGTGGCCCGCTCGGTGGACGGCATGACCATCGGCAGCCCCGTCGAGGACCTGATGGACGGCCGCGACGCCCTGCTGGCCCTCGGCATGAACGGCCGCCCCCTCCCCTTCGACCACGGATTCCCCGCCCGCATGGTGGTGCCCGGCCTCTACGGCTACGTCTCCGCCTGCAAGTGGATCGAGGATCTCGAACTCACCACCTTCGACGCCTACGACGCCTACTGGGTCAGGCGGGACTGGGCGCGCGAGGCCCCCGTGAAGACCCAGTCCCGGATCGACACCCCGAAGCCGTTCGCCCGCCCGAAGGCCGGACCGGTCATGGTCGCCGGGGTCGCCTGGGCACAGCACCGGGGCATCGACGGGGTCGAGGTCCGTGTCGACGACGGCCCCTGGCAGGAGGCCCGGTTGGCGGCCGAGGGCTCCCGCGACACCTGGCGCCAGTGGTCGTTCGCCTGGCAGGCGTCCAAGGGCTCCCACACCCTCACGGTCCGCGCCACCGACGGCACCGGAGAGGTCCAGCCGGAGCGCCGTACCCGCACGGTGCCGGACGGCGCGAGCGGCTGGCACTCGGTGGTGGTGACCGTCGAGTGA
- a CDS encoding STAS domain-containing protein, giving the protein MSDGRPVAVRESEQAFVVVISGEIDVDAVGELDEAMARAWRASAAVTVLDLSGTVFADSSLLNLLLEAQERYSAEGRLLAVAGPFHPAVTRLFQVTGTADYLPLAENMDAAVRQGDPSH; this is encoded by the coding sequence ATGAGCGACGGACGACCGGTGGCGGTCAGGGAGAGCGAACAGGCGTTCGTGGTAGTGATCTCCGGAGAGATAGACGTCGACGCGGTCGGCGAACTCGACGAGGCCATGGCCCGGGCGTGGCGGGCGAGCGCCGCGGTGACGGTGCTGGACCTGTCGGGGACCGTGTTCGCCGACTCCAGTCTCCTCAACCTGCTCCTCGAAGCACAAGAGCGGTACTCGGCCGAAGGCCGGCTGCTCGCGGTGGCCGGGCCCTTCCATCCGGCCGTGACACGTCTGTTCCAGGTCACGGGCACCGCCGACTACCTGCCCCTCGCCGAGAACATGGACGCGGCCGTCCGGCAGGGAGACCCTTCTCACTGA